The genomic interval TGTTCCTAAAACCACATCTACTTTAGTATCGTGTGGTTTTGATATTAATACCGGAATTTCGGGTAGTAGCTACAGTATGGATGGAGGGTTAACCTGGATAACTATTGATCAGGGTATCTTATACAATTCCGTTTCTTTTTATGATAATGTAACAGGTTATACAGGAGGAATTAGTCAAAGCGATAGTTCAGGAGGTATTTATAAATATGCCGGCAGCTTCGTAGCTACAGGGATCAATAATATTAATACGGATGCCTTTAAACTAACAGCATACCCAAACCCGGGCAATGGATTATTTTATGTTTCTTTTGATGCAGATAACTATAAGCCTGTCAACCTGGAAATAACTGATGCCTTAGGAAAGGTGGTTTTAAAAACTACTTACAGAGACAAATCACAATTATGGCAGCGTACCATCAACCTGAGCAATCTGAGTAAGGGACTTTACTTTATGAATGTAGAAAATAATGGAAACCGTTCCATTCAAAAATTGATAATCCAATAATATTTTTCATCCTCTGAAAAACGCAGCAGGTCGAAACTGCTGCGTTTCTATTTTCCAGGATCGCTACTTTTGGCTAACATAAATGAAAGACATTCTAAATGCATTCTATACAAATCAATAAGCCACAACCGCATGAGCACCCTGAATATGTTGGAAATTACATTGCAAAAGCCAATTGGAACGATCTCTTTGAAGCACACCGTGAAAGCGTGAAAGTATTGCAGGAGCTGCTCCGGTCTCTCTCCGAAGAAAAATGGAATTTTCGGTATGGGCCGGGAAAGTGGAGCATTAAAGAAATTGTTGGTCATTTAATTGATGCGGAAAGAATCATGGCATTCCGGGCGCTGTGCTTTGCACGCAGGGAACAGCAGCCATTGCCGGGCTTTGAAGAAAATGATTATGCTGAAAATAGTAATGCTTCCGAAAGAGAGCCTGCTGATCTGCTTAATGAATTACAGCATGTCCGGCAGTCAACCATCGATTTTTTTTCCAGTCTTAAGGAAGAAACATTTATGAATTCAGGTATTGCAAACAAAAATTCTTCAACTGTTCGTGCTATCGCCTGGATGATTCCAGGGCATATGATGCACCATGCTGATGTAATTAAAGAAAGGTATTTGTAGTACGGTTGTTAACTTAGTAAAGAAATAGTAAGGCTTTTGTAAATTTTCCGGTATGAAAAAAATATGCTTTATTTTATTGTTCCAGATATCCTGGTCCGCTGTTTTCTCACAATTTCCCAATATTAAAATTGATGACTCAGGAAATCCGGAAGAACCGAGCATCTTCATAAATCCAAAAAATACGGATAACCGTGTAGCGGGTGCGAATATCAATTTTGCCTATAATTCATTTGACGCTGGCAGAACCTGGGTGAAGCAAGAACTATATTCCGATTGGGGCGTATGGGGTGATCCATGCATCATAACGGATACAGCAGGCCGGTTTTATTTTTTCCACCTTTCTAATCCTCTTGCAAACGGCAATTGGATAGACCGCATTATTTGTGAGCGGTCAGAGGACGGCGGAAACATCTGGTCAAACAAATCCTTTACAGGGTTGAACGGAACAAAAGCACAGGATAAAGCGTGGTCTTGTGTGAATCCGAAAACAAATGAGATTTATGTAACCTGGACTCAATTCGATAAATACGGCAGCGCAGATCCTACCGACAGCTCCAATATACTTTTCTCTAAAACA from Chitinophagales bacterium carries:
- a CDS encoding DinB family protein — its product is MHSIQINKPQPHEHPEYVGNYIAKANWNDLFEAHRESVKVLQELLRSLSEEKWNFRYGPGKWSIKEIVGHLIDAERIMAFRALCFARREQQPLPGFEENDYAENSNASEREPADLLNELQHVRQSTIDFFSSLKEETFMNSGIANKNSSTVRAIAWMIPGHMMHHADVIKERYL